GGCGCCGGCGTGCCTCGAACCCATGCGCCTGCCTCCCCTGGGACCCCCGGCGTCCCCCACTGGCTCCGGCTCGGTCCGGGACATCCAAACATCAAGTGACAGCGTTGTAATTCGATGCTCGGCGTGTTCGCCACGACACGCCGAGTCACTGTCACAGGCGTCCCACGGACCCGCCGACCAGGTCAGGACAGGGCGGGTTCGTCCACCTGGTGGACCGGCGCGCGGGCGCCGTCCCGGAACCGGCGGGCCGCGCCCACCCCGCCGAGCACCAGCCCGAGCCCACCGGCGACGAGCACCGCCACCGCCACCCGGGCCAGCACCGGCGGCCCGGCGGTCAGCGCGTTCGCCGTCCACAGCACGTCGACGTCGGGCAGGCCCTGCACCAGCAGCAGCCAGCCGACCGCCACCGCCATCAGGCCGGTGAGCCCGCCGCTACCGCGACCGGCCGCCCGCACCCCGACCGCCGCGGCCAGCAGCACCAGCAACGCCGGGAGCAGAGCCGACACGATCGCCCCGACGTGCGAGGAGACGCTGCTCGGCGGCTCCGGGGTGGCCAGCGCGTGGTACATCGAGGCCAGCGCCCCGACGGCGAGCGCACCGGCCAGCAGCCGCGGCCCGCGGGCGAACCAGCCGGCCGCGACCGCGCCGGCCAGCACCAGCGCGTAGCCGGGCCAGACCAGCCAGGCCGGTGGCGGTGGGCTCCAGGTGAGCACGCCGGCGACGACGACGTCGGTGCCGCCGTGGGCCATCGGCACGGTCCACTCGATCACCGTGTGCGGCCGGGACGGGTCCGCGGCCACGCCCGGGGGGAGCTGGTCCTGGGTCATCCAGTGCGTCCGGTGGTCGTGCCACACGTACTGCGCCTGGGTGGACACCTGCTCCCAGCGGGGCGCCGCGGTGATGTCGACGCCGTCGGGCATCGGCGTCCGCCCGTACCGGTCCAGGTTGAGGTACGTCGCCGGGCTGGCGGCGTTGCGCCAGACGCCGTCCGGCCCGATCCGCAGGTAGGGCTCACCGGAGTACCCCGGCACCGTCACCTCGGTGTCGGTCGCGTTGACCACCTCGAGCTCGTCACCGAACTGCAGCACCCGCACGGTCAGCCCGGGCACGTCCGGGGAGACCGACCGCACGGCCGCGTCGAAGTCGCTGCCCGCCTCGCCCCCGCCCACGTGCGCCGACGCGGGCGCCGCGACGGCGAGGACGGCCAGCACCCCGAGCAGGACGACGAGCAGCCGGCCCGCCGCGGTCCTCCGGACGTGCCCCGCGCGGGTCACCCGGCGGCGGCAGCCAGCTCGGTGGCGATGTCGCGGGCGGTGTTGGCCGAGTCGAAGGCGACGTCGGCCTCCCCGTCGGTGCCGTAGAGGAGCAGCAGCGCCGAGTGGCTCTCGCCGCCGTCCTGCGCCAGCGGCACGCCGGCGGCCAGCTGCGCCTGGTCGATCTGCTCCTGGCTCCCGGTGAGGCCCACGAAGGAGGTCGGCAGGCCGGCGTCGAACCGGTCCAGGTACTCCCCCAGCACCTCCGGGGTGTCCCGCGCCGGGTCGGTGGTCACGAAGACCACCGAGGTCTGCTCGGCGACCGCCGGGTCGACCTCGCCGAGGGCCAGCATGACGTCGGCCATCGTGGTCGGGCAGATGTCCGGGCAGTTCGTGAACCCGAAGAACAGCAGGGTCGGCCCGTCCGCGGTCTGCGCGGCGAAGTCGAACGGCGCACCGCTGGTGTCGGTGAGCGTGAAGTCCGGCTTCTGGTACGGGTCGACCAGCTGCATGCCGCCCTCCCGGACCCCGCCCTCCAGCGTGGCCGGCGCCTCCGCCGACCCGTGGTCGTGCCCGGCGTCCCCGGCACTGGCGTCGGCGTCCCCGCCGCAGCCGGCCAGCAGCAGGCCGGTCGAGAGGGCCAGGGCGGTCAGGCCGGTACGGGCCGGGCGGGACGCAACGCTCACGAGGACACGGTACGTCGGCGCGCGGACAGGCCGAGGAACAGACCGCCCAGCCCGGCGAGCAGCCCGAGCACCGCCAGCACCAGCGCGGTGACCGCCGTGCCGTTGCCGGCCTCGTCGTCCGCGGCCGGGGTCGCCGTCCCCGCGGTGTCGGTGGGGGTCTCGGCGCCCGCGGCGGTCAGCGACAGCACCGGCGACGGGTACTGCGGCTCCGGCTGGCCGTCGACGGTGGGCTCGATCCACGCCGCCTCGGTGCCGTCGCTGTAGCTCTGCACCGCGTTGAAGGTCAGCTCGTCGGTGTCCGGGAACGGCCCACCCGAGAGGGCGAACTCCTGGAACTCACCCGGCGCGATGCCCTGGCCCTCGTCGGCCCGGAACTCCACGACCGACACGGCCTGCTCGACCGGCTCGCCGTGTACCTCGACCGGTTCCGGGAGCTGCGCCTCGGTCATCGACACGGTCCACCCGGGCACCGGCTGGGCCCGCAGCGAGGTGAGCGGGGTGTCGGTGGGCACCTGGATGCGCAGCCCGACCGTGCTGGCGGTGTCGCTCTCGTTCGGCACCCGGAAGGTGAGCTTGCCGTAGCCACCCGGCTCGGCGTCGACCGAGGAGACGGTGACGTGCGCGGACGCGACCCCGGTGCCGGCGACGAGCACGCCCGTCGAGGCGAGCAGCGCGGTCAGCAGGACGACGGCCGGACGGCGCGCGGGACGGAGCAGGGACGGGGACAACGGTTCTCCTCGGATGGGTGTGTCGTGACGGGGGTGCTCAGCGCACCGGGAAGACGGTGCTGGCGGTGACCGCGGTGAACTCGTCCAGCCGGACGGTCGCCGTCAGGGTCCAGGTGCCGTCGGTGGGCAGCGTCGGCTCGCCGATGTAGTGACCGGGCCCGGCCGGGGCGAGCTCGACGTCCAGCGGGCCGATCTCCTGCTCGACCTCGGTGAGGGTGACCCCGATCTGCTGCGGCTGGGTCAGCCGTCCGTCGGCGTCGAACAGGTACAGGTGCAGCGTGGTGGGCCCGGGGGTGGCCGGGTCCAGGGTCACCTGCACCATCCCGTTCCCGGTCGTGCTGGCGGCCGACTCGAGCGGCAGCGTCACCTCGACCGGCTGGGCGACGGCGGCCTTCGCCGGCGGCGTGCCGACCAGCACCGCGGACAACGCGAGGACGACGGCCGCCCCGACGACCTCGAGCAGCACCGCCCGGCGCAGCACGCCGACCGTCGCCGGCGGCTCGGTGGCGGCGTCCTCGGTGGCGGCGTCGCCAGTGGTGGGTGCCTCCCCGGCCGCGAAGGCCTGCGCGACGACCCGGCGCGAGGGACGGCGGCGGGTGCCCACCCGCTGCTGCACCCAGTCTCGGCTCACCAGCGCAGCGACCAGCACCAGCAGCACGACCCCGACCTTGGCCACCAGCACCCAGCCGTAGGTGGTGGCGAAGAGCGCGGAGACCGACCCGACCTCCCGGACCGACTGGAGCACCCCGGTGACGACCAGGGCACCGATGCAGCCGGCCGCCAGCGACGACCACCGGGGCAGCGCGGCGGTCAGCTCCGCGGCCGGCGTGGGCCCGCGGAGGGCACCGGCGAAGAGGGCGACCAGTCCGCCCAGCCAGGCGCTCATCGCCGCGACGTGCACGGCGGCCACCGCCACGGCCAGCACCGGGAGCTGCCCGGCGACCGGGTGGCCGACCGCCGCGACCGACACGACCAGCGCGGCGGCCACCACGCCGGCCGCGACCAGCCCGCCCGTGCCGGGCCCACGACCCCGCCGCCAGGCGCCCAGCAGGACGGCGGCCAGCAGGCCGGCGAGCACCACCCGCAGCAGCAGCGTGCGGCCGAAGGTCGAGTCCAGCGTGGTGCCCAGCAGCTGCAGGTCCAGCAGCGACCCGAGG
The Modestobacter marinus DNA segment above includes these coding regions:
- a CDS encoding SCO family protein, which encodes MSVASRPARTGLTALALSTGLLLAGCGGDADASAGDAGHDHGSAEAPATLEGGVREGGMQLVDPYQKPDFTLTDTSGAPFDFAAQTADGPTLLFFGFTNCPDICPTTMADVMLALGEVDPAVAEQTSVVFVTTDPARDTPEVLGEYLDRFDAGLPTSFVGLTGSQEQIDQAQLAAGVPLAQDGGESHSALLLLYGTDGEADVAFDSANTARDIATELAAAAG
- a CDS encoding YcnI family protein produces the protein MSPSLLRPARRPAVVLLTALLASTGVLVAGTGVASAHVTVSSVDAEPGGYGKLTFRVPNESDTASTVGLRIQVPTDTPLTSLRAQPVPGWTVSMTEAQLPEPVEVHGEPVEQAVSVVEFRADEGQGIAPGEFQEFALSGGPFPDTDELTFNAVQSYSDGTEAAWIEPTVDGQPEPQYPSPVLSLTAAGAETPTDTAGTATPAADDEAGNGTAVTALVLAVLGLLAGLGGLFLGLSARRRTVSS
- a CDS encoding copper resistance protein CopC; translation: MQQQERTGRAAPRRPAAGVRRLSGAVLLLGVLLGVLVDVGTARPASAHATVVTTTPGDSARLDFAPAEVVVEFDEPVSLGAGYARVLDGDGERVDTGAADVRGSTLTVPLREGLPDAGYVVTYRVVSADSHPVSGAFSFAVGEGELVPAGSVGEGDGADPGVAVALPVARWLTYLGLTLGVGVPLTLATCWPGGWAVPRLRRLAGAGLAAVVVGGVLSLLLQGPYAAGSGLGSLLDLQLLGTTLDSTFGRTLLLRVVLAGLLAAVLLGAWRRGRGPGTGGLVAAGVVAAALVVSVAAVGHPVAGQLPVLAVAVAAVHVAAMSAWLGGLVALFAGALRGPTPAAELTAALPRWSSLAAGCIGALVVTGVLQSVREVGSVSALFATTYGWVLVAKVGVVLLVLVAALVSRDWVQQRVGTRRRPSRRVVAQAFAAGEAPTTGDAATEDAATEPPATVGVLRRAVLLEVVGAAVVLALSAVLVGTPPAKAAVAQPVEVTLPLESAASTTGNGMVQVTLDPATPGPTTLHLYLFDADGRLTQPQQIGVTLTEVEQEIGPLDVELAPAGPGHYIGEPTLPTDGTWTLTATVRLDEFTAVTASTVFPVR